The DNA sequence ATTCAGAAACTTACAGCATATTATTTGAACGTTATATGAATAATCAGGGTTAAATAATATAATCGTATATTTATTTTTCATGCTATTTTATACTAAATATACCATATTTTAATTCTCTATTTACTCTGTTATTATTAAAGCTATAATCAATGCAAATACAATTTGATATTTATACACCATATTATAACAAATTTTATTTATTACCACATTTATTTGTCATAAAAAATAATTGTGTTTAAAATTTGTCACAATATTATTTGCTTTCGATTTTATTTTATTAATTTTACTCTTTAATGTCATAAATCAATAAAGATTTAATCTTGTGATTTTATTTCTTTGTCAAACCCTGTGTATTACCCAAGGAATAATATTATCCCATATTATTTATAGCCATAAAAAATATTTTTTCATGATATAATATATACAATAAATTAATTGAGGTGATTTTATGTTTGGTAGTAAAAATAATGATAGATTTGAAACTGTTTATTCACAAGGCACTGTGAATACTAGACAAATATTAGTAGATAAAAAAACTGGTGTGAATTACTTATTTACTTGTAGCGGAAATGCTGGTGGATTAACACCATTATTAGACGAGGATGGAAAGCCTGTTATTACGCCAATGTATTATAAAGAATAAGCATGTCTTTTATAAAAATTTAAAGGTTACTTTTTTTGAAATGCATAACGAAAATCGTACCGTTTCAACGAGGCACAAGATTGCACACCGCCTATTAAATCCTAATCGGTACCTTCTACCAGAGGTTGGAGAACATCTTGCGCCTTGTTATATAGAAAAAAGGTTTAGAACTAATCTACTTTTTTCTAAACCTTTTTTTGATTACACACCCAGTATGTTTTTAACTTCTTTGATTATATTTTCAACTGTTAATCCATATTTTTTATATAAATCTTCTGGTGCTCCTGATTCTCCAAAAGTATCATTTACACCTATACCTCTTACTTTACAAGGAGCATTATGACATACAACTTCTGAAACAATGCTAAATAATCCACCATTTAAAAAATGATCTTCTCCTGTTACTATACCTTTTGTCTCTTTAGCTGCTTTTATTATAGCTTCTTTATCAACTGGTTTTATAAATGGAAAGCTTATAACTCTAGCATCAATATCTTCTTTAGCTAACTCATGAGCTGCTTTCATCATAAAAGGCACTATTGCTCCATGTGCGATTAAAGTTATATCTTTACCTTCCTTTAGTTCGTAAGATTTTCCAATTTCTATTTCCCAATTTTCATTAAAATATTTCTCACATTCTTTTCTTCCTACTCTAATATAAACTGGACCCTTGTGATTTATAGCCCATTCTATTGCTTTTTTTGTCTCTATTTCATCAGATGGAGCTAGTACTGTAAAATTTGGTAATGCTCTCATTAATGCTAAATCATCTAAACTTTGATGTATAGCACCATCCATTCCTATAGCTAAGCCTGGATGTGTTGACATAATTTTTACGTTTGCATTAGAATAAGCTACAGATTGCCTTATCTGATCATAAGTTCTTCCTGGTGCAAAACAACAAAATGTGCTTACAATTGGTATATATCCCATTCTTTCAAGCCCCGCTGCCATACTTACCATATTTTGTTCTGCTATACCTGTATTTACAAATCTTTCTGGAAAAGCTTTACCAAAATCATTTACTTTAGTAGCTCCCCCTAAATCTCCACTTAATACAAATATATTCTCATTATGCTGCCCAATTTCTACTATTGTTTTACCAAACATATCTCTAGGTGCCATTAGGTTATTCATTGAGTGCCACCTCCTT is a window from the Abyssisolibacter fermentans genome containing:
- a CDS encoding DUF6440 family protein, with translation MFGSKNNDRFETVYSQGTVNTRQILVDKKTGVNYLFTCSGNAGGLTPLLDEDGKPVITPMYYKE
- a CDS encoding transketolase family protein, yielding MNNLMAPRDMFGKTIVEIGQHNENIFVLSGDLGGATKVNDFGKAFPERFVNTGIAEQNMVSMAAGLERMGYIPIVSTFCCFAPGRTYDQIRQSVAYSNANVKIMSTHPGLAIGMDGAIHQSLDDLALMRALPNFTVLAPSDEIETKKAIEWAINHKGPVYIRVGRKECEKYFNENWEIEIGKSYELKEGKDITLIAHGAIVPFMMKAAHELAKEDIDARVISFPFIKPVDKEAIIKAAKETKGIVTGEDHFLNGGLFSIVSEVVCHNAPCKVRGIGVNDTFGESGAPEDLYKKYGLTVENIIKEVKNILGV